The proteins below are encoded in one region of Sphingobacterium sp. R2:
- a CDS encoding FAD:protein FMN transferase, with the protein MELKCYVCILFFSIVCRMHVQAQIPLPELHKFKLEGPAQGTQFHITYFASDSLLRRSEVDSILTAIDLSMSIYRKDSKISQFNTDSVKSIVMDNHMAKVIKASFKYHKLSHGQFDITIAPLVNLWGFGAYKSVAAPDSATVLRVKELVGMQYLKVSGNRLIKKKKGVKIDVNGIAQGYTVDFLADYLERKGIVNYIVEVGGEIRASGTPPAGQGFSIGIVQPDDTGGEELITAVAQLRAGALTTAGSFEKYIQYKGKKLGHHIDPVSGFPYTSDILSVSVYAKTAMEADALDNYFMGMEPDKVMTEAKKFKDVAVFVIFKDKNQTIQTIYSEGFGKLFKN; encoded by the coding sequence ATGGAATTAAAGTGTTATGTGTGCATCCTATTTTTTAGTATCGTTTGTCGCATGCATGTACAGGCGCAAATTCCGTTGCCTGAATTACACAAATTTAAGCTGGAAGGGCCCGCACAGGGGACACAATTCCATATCACTTATTTTGCTTCCGACAGTCTCTTGAGACGGTCGGAAGTTGATAGTATATTGACGGCCATTGATTTGTCGATGTCAATCTATCGCAAAGACTCGAAAATATCTCAGTTCAATACCGATTCGGTTAAGTCTATTGTCATGGATAACCACATGGCCAAGGTGATAAAAGCTTCTTTTAAGTATCATAAATTATCACATGGTCAATTTGATATTACGATTGCCCCGTTGGTCAACCTTTGGGGCTTTGGTGCATATAAGAGTGTCGCAGCCCCAGATTCGGCGACGGTATTGCGAGTGAAGGAACTTGTTGGCATGCAGTATTTGAAGGTGAGCGGGAATCGGCTGATCAAGAAGAAAAAGGGCGTTAAAATCGATGTCAATGGTATTGCACAGGGCTATACGGTCGATTTTTTGGCGGACTATCTTGAGCGAAAGGGAATTGTCAATTATATCGTTGAGGTCGGTGGTGAAATTAGGGCTTCGGGTACGCCACCTGCGGGGCAGGGGTTTTCCATTGGTATCGTTCAGCCTGATGATACTGGCGGTGAAGAATTGATTACTGCTGTGGCGCAGCTGAGAGCGGGTGCCCTGACCACGGCTGGTAGTTTCGAAAAGTATATTCAATATAAAGGGAAAAAATTGGGACACCATATCGATCCCGTTTCAGGTTTTCCATATACGAGCGATATCCTAAGTGTCAGCGTCTATGCAAAAACTGCGATGGAAGCAGATGCACTGGATAATTATTTTATGGGCATGGAACCCGATAAAGTGATGACAGAAGCCAAAAAATTTAAAGATGTGGCAGTATTTGTCATTTTTAAAGATAAAAATCAAACCATTCAAACGATTTATTCGGAGGGATTTGGTAAATTATTTAAAAATTAA
- a CDS encoding M13 family metallopeptidase: MIQKVKWGTLSIVFMIMSCQSNKKSDTAQTVRTNFFDVSGMDTTVHPGDNFFEYANGAWMKNTQIPASETGWGSFYILENENLEKLRSVLENAAKGANKKGSDQQKAGDFYASGMDTVTIDKLGAKPIEGAIQKINGLKSIDELIAYAADGFKEGGGDLFTFYVAADDRISTKNALQFFQGGLNLPEASYYLDQDDKAQKIRKAYVSYLVKLFGLIGEGANAQRLAEDVLQLETAIAKSHATPVELRDPVKNYHKFAVQDFQKQTPNLNWKDILNRLDIKTDTILVQQPKCYIALNNLLKSQSLEVWKTKLKADLANASADALSKEFREAKFELFGKILNGQRQEKERWKLMVSSADQNLGEIVGKLYVDEYFKPEAKKRMLELVDNLQKVYKSRIEQLDWMTPETKKKAIEKLEAFTKKIGYPEKWKDYKDVEVAKDTYYANLQSAAKHAYKEMVGKIGKPVDKSEWLMTTPTVNAYYNPPYNEIVFPAGILQFPFFDVNADDAVNYGAIGAVIGHEMTHGFDDQGRQYDKDGNLTDWWTAVDAKQFTERANQVAKLYSSFTLLDNQHVNGELTLGENLADIGGLNIAYDAFKLTKQGQGQEKIDGFTPDQRFFLSFAQVWRVKSSDERMRLRLKVDPHSPEQFRVNGPVYNMEAFYKAFNIQPTAKMYVAPEKRVLVW, encoded by the coding sequence ATGATACAAAAAGTCAAGTGGGGAACGCTGTCGATCGTTTTCATGATCATGTCATGTCAGTCAAATAAGAAAAGCGATACAGCTCAAACGGTCCGGACCAATTTTTTTGATGTTTCGGGAATGGATACCACGGTGCATCCAGGGGATAATTTTTTTGAGTATGCGAATGGAGCCTGGATGAAAAATACCCAGATTCCGGCATCTGAAACAGGATGGGGATCATTTTACATTTTGGAGAATGAAAATTTGGAGAAGCTCCGATCTGTTTTAGAAAACGCTGCAAAAGGAGCTAATAAGAAGGGGTCCGATCAGCAAAAGGCAGGCGATTTCTATGCGAGTGGCATGGATACCGTGACCATCGATAAGTTGGGCGCAAAGCCGATCGAAGGAGCAATCCAGAAAATCAATGGACTGAAAAGCATCGATGAACTGATTGCGTATGCCGCAGATGGATTTAAGGAAGGCGGTGGTGATCTCTTTACATTTTATGTCGCTGCAGATGATCGGATCAGTACGAAAAATGCATTGCAATTTTTTCAGGGCGGACTTAATCTACCTGAAGCAAGTTATTACCTCGATCAGGATGATAAAGCACAGAAGATCAGAAAAGCTTATGTCTCCTATCTGGTTAAATTGTTTGGATTGATCGGAGAGGGCGCCAATGCACAAAGATTGGCAGAGGACGTACTTCAGCTGGAAACCGCTATCGCCAAATCGCATGCGACGCCGGTAGAATTGCGTGATCCCGTTAAAAATTATCATAAATTTGCGGTGCAGGATTTCCAAAAGCAGACCCCAAATCTTAACTGGAAAGATATCCTAAATCGCTTGGATATCAAAACCGATACCATCCTTGTGCAGCAGCCTAAATGTTATATTGCTTTAAATAATTTGTTGAAATCACAATCGCTAGAGGTCTGGAAGACAAAGCTAAAAGCAGATTTAGCAAATGCTTCTGCTGACGCTTTGAGCAAGGAATTTCGGGAGGCTAAATTTGAGTTGTTTGGAAAAATATTGAATGGTCAGCGGCAGGAGAAAGAACGCTGGAAATTAATGGTAAGCTCCGCAGATCAAAACTTGGGGGAGATTGTCGGAAAGTTATATGTGGATGAGTATTTTAAACCTGAAGCAAAGAAACGGATGCTTGAACTGGTCGACAACCTGCAAAAGGTGTATAAAAGCCGCATCGAGCAATTGGACTGGATGACACCGGAGACCAAGAAGAAAGCAATCGAAAAATTGGAGGCCTTCACCAAGAAAATCGGTTACCCCGAAAAATGGAAAGATTATAAGGACGTGGAAGTGGCTAAAGATACCTATTATGCCAATTTACAGTCTGCAGCAAAACATGCTTATAAAGAAATGGTAGGCAAAATCGGTAAACCGGTTGACAAGTCGGAATGGCTGATGACAACACCTACGGTAAATGCATACTATAATCCGCCTTACAACGAAATTGTATTTCCAGCTGGGATATTGCAATTTCCATTTTTTGATGTGAACGCAGACGACGCCGTAAACTATGGCGCTATTGGCGCCGTTATCGGTCACGAGATGACCCACGGCTTTGATGATCAGGGACGTCAATATGATAAAGATGGTAATTTGACCGATTGGTGGACTGCGGTCGATGCAAAGCAGTTTACAGAAAGGGCCAATCAGGTAGCGAAGTTATACAGTAGTTTCACTTTGTTGGACAATCAACATGTGAATGGTGAACTCACGCTGGGCGAAAATCTCGCTGATATTGGAGGGCTCAATATTGCCTATGACGCCTTTAAATTGACCAAGCAAGGGCAGGGGCAAGAGAAAATCGATGGTTTTACACCGGATCAACGCTTCTTCCTGAGTTTCGCGCAGGTGTGGCGCGTAAAGAGTAGTGATGAAAGAATGCGTTTGCGCTTAAAAGTCGATCCGCATAGCCCCGAACAATTTCGCGTAAATGGCCCCGTGTATAATATGGAGGCTTTCTACAAGGCATTTAATATACAGCCCACGGCAAAAATGTATGTAGCACCCGAGAAGAGAGTTTTGGTTTGGTAA
- a CDS encoding GNAT family N-acetyltransferase: MDIQVRNLTKKDYVDLKKSMEQAYDGVGETWSKENIQDLIDLFPEGQLCVEIDGHVVACALSIILNSKKNNIYDSYYEIIDNGKFTKHSDEGDTLYGIEVFVHPNHRALRLGRRLYDARKELCEQMNLKGIIAGGRIPNYHNYADKMSPRVYIEKVKRKEIFDPTLTFQLSNDFHVKKILKHYLPEDAESMEFATLLEWNNIYYEAETRSISTTKQTIRLGLVQWQMRLFDNLDAFYDQIEFFVDTVSDYGTDFIMFPEFFNTPLMSPYNDLPERLAMERLAQHTAEIIDRIQQFAVSYNVNIIAGSMPLVENKKLYNVSYLCHRNGKLDQFKKIHITPNEFKYYGMVGGSEVKVFDTDCGKVGLLICYDVEFPELSRILADQGMQILFVPFMTDTQNGYIRVRTCAQARAIENECYVAIAGSVGNLPRVNNMDIQYSQSAVFTPSDFAFPNNAIKAEATPNAEMVLIADVDLYALRDLHEYGTVKIKKDRRKDLYEVKLLK; encoded by the coding sequence AATTATGTGTGGAGATTGATGGACATGTTGTCGCTTGCGCCCTGTCCATTATTCTGAATTCAAAAAAGAATAATATCTACGATAGCTATTATGAGATTATTGATAATGGCAAGTTTACCAAGCATAGTGATGAAGGCGACACCCTGTATGGGATAGAAGTGTTTGTACATCCCAATCATCGGGCTCTTCGTCTTGGACGCCGGCTTTATGATGCACGCAAGGAGCTGTGCGAACAGATGAACCTCAAAGGTATCATTGCTGGCGGTCGGATACCCAATTACCACAATTATGCGGATAAAATGAGTCCGCGGGTGTACATTGAGAAGGTCAAACGCAAGGAAATTTTCGATCCTACATTAACTTTTCAGCTTTCAAATGATTTTCACGTCAAGAAAATCCTCAAGCATTATCTGCCTGAAGATGCTGAATCGATGGAGTTTGCGACGCTCCTCGAGTGGAACAATATTTATTATGAGGCCGAGACGCGATCGATTTCGACAACAAAGCAAACCATCCGTCTGGGATTGGTTCAATGGCAGATGCGCTTATTTGATAATCTGGACGCATTTTACGATCAGATTGAATTCTTTGTGGATACCGTAAGTGATTATGGAACCGATTTTATTATGTTTCCCGAGTTTTTCAATACGCCGCTCATGAGCCCGTACAACGATCTTCCGGAGCGTTTGGCAATGGAGAGGCTTGCGCAGCACACTGCGGAGATTATTGATCGCATTCAGCAATTTGCCGTTTCCTATAACGTTAACATTATTGCAGGCTCTATGCCTTTGGTAGAAAATAAAAAACTCTACAATGTTTCTTACCTCTGCCATCGCAATGGCAAACTAGATCAGTTTAAGAAAATCCATATTACACCTAACGAATTTAAATACTACGGTATGGTCGGAGGGAGTGAAGTAAAGGTTTTTGATACCGACTGTGGTAAGGTAGGGTTGTTAATCTGCTACGATGTCGAATTCCCTGAGTTGAGCCGAATTTTGGCAGACCAGGGCATGCAGATTCTTTTTGTTCCCTTTATGACTGATACACAAAATGGTTATATCCGTGTACGTACCTGTGCGCAGGCCAGAGCGATAGAAAACGAGTGTTACGTAGCTATCGCTGGTTCTGTGGGCAATTTGCCGCGTGTAAACAATATGGATATTCAGTACTCGCAGTCTGCTGTCTTTACGCCTTCAGACTTTGCCTTTCCGAATAATGCCATAAAAGCGGAGGCAACCCCAAATGCCGAAATGGTACTGATCGCCGACGTTGATCTGTATGCGCTTCGGGATCTACATGAATATGGTACCGTTAAAATTAAGAAGGATCGGCGTAAGGACCTGTATGAAGTAAAACTGCTCAAGTAA
- the rplU gene encoding 50S ribosomal protein L21, whose product MYAIVNIAGQQFKVAKDQFLFVHRLQGDEGASIEFDNVLLAEDGGKFTIGTPSVAGAKVSAKILSHLKGDKVIVFKKKRRKGYKKKNGHRQQFSKIQITGITL is encoded by the coding sequence ATGTACGCAATAGTAAATATAGCAGGACAGCAATTTAAAGTTGCAAAAGACCAGTTCCTTTTTGTACACCGTTTACAAGGAGATGAAGGCGCTAGTATTGAATTTGACAATGTATTGTTAGCAGAAGACGGTGGTAAATTTACCATTGGTACACCTAGCGTTGCTGGTGCAAAAGTTTCGGCTAAAATTTTGTCTCATTTAAAAGGCGATAAAGTTATCGTTTTCAAGAAAAAACGTCGTAAAGGCTACAAAAAGAAAAACGGTCACCGTCAACAATTTTCTAAAATCCAGATCACTGGTATTACGTTATAA
- a CDS encoding TIM barrel protein, with protein MKRSDFIKGSLLAAGAGLAGQTFASTTQHTANTMDKGKTFNLNYAPHQGMFKNHAGDNFLDEIRYMYDLGFRGIEDNGFLGRTLDEQKKIGDLLAKLGMTMGVFVVDGGQNWMPSLATGKQEYLDKFVETCKKSVEAAKYCHAKWVTVVPGFYERRLPWGNQFSNILTAMRKGAEIFEPHGLVMVLETLSDTPDLFLQQTHETYALCKAVNSPSCKILYDIYHMQRTEGDLIANMNRCWDEIAYIQIGDNPGRKEPTTGEINYKNVFKHIHSKGYKGIMGMEHGISKPGKEGEDRLVAAYREVDSFL; from the coding sequence ATGAAGAGATCGGATTTTATTAAAGGTAGTCTTTTGGCCGCTGGGGCAGGACTGGCTGGACAGACTTTTGCGTCAACAACTCAACATACAGCAAATACGATGGATAAAGGTAAAACATTCAACTTAAATTATGCCCCGCATCAGGGGATGTTCAAAAACCACGCTGGGGATAATTTTCTCGATGAAATTCGTTATATGTATGATTTGGGTTTTCGTGGGATTGAAGATAATGGTTTTTTAGGGAGAACTTTGGATGAGCAGAAAAAGATCGGTGATCTGTTGGCCAAGCTGGGTATGACGATGGGCGTATTTGTGGTGGACGGCGGCCAAAACTGGATGCCATCATTGGCGACCGGCAAACAAGAGTATTTGGACAAGTTTGTCGAAACCTGCAAGAAGTCTGTAGAAGCTGCCAAATATTGCCATGCGAAATGGGTCACTGTAGTGCCCGGATTTTATGAACGTAGACTTCCCTGGGGCAATCAGTTTAGCAATATCCTAACAGCGATGCGCAAAGGCGCCGAAATCTTTGAGCCGCATGGTTTGGTAATGGTATTGGAAACTTTAAGTGATACACCAGATTTGTTTTTGCAGCAGACACATGAGACGTATGCCTTATGTAAGGCTGTGAACAGTCCGTCCTGTAAAATTTTATATGATATCTATCATATGCAGCGTACCGAAGGTGATTTAATTGCCAATATGAATCGTTGTTGGGACGAAATTGCCTACATACAGATCGGTGATAACCCGGGTAGAAAAGAGCCAACTACGGGCGAAATTAATTACAAGAACGTATTCAAACATATTCACAGTAAGGGATATAAGGGTATCATGGGGATGGAACATGGTATATCCAAGCCAGGTAAAGAAGGTGAGGATCGCTTGGTGGCAGCGTATCGCGAGGTGGATAGCTTTTTGTAA
- a CDS encoding Gfo/Idh/MocA family oxidoreductase, which yields MENLERRDFIKTSAVVAGGAMLSSLPLSGAYAAGSDVIKVALVGCGGRGTGATFDALSSGMNIKVVALADAFKDNLDSTYNTLKEKWQDKIDVSDNHKFVGFDAYKDAIQLADVVILATPPGFRPTHFEEAVRQGKHVFMEKPVAVDIPGVQQVLRAAAEAKRKKLNVVVGLQRRYQTNYREAIKRIQEGAIGDVTSGQVYWNSGGVWVRPRKPEQTEMEYQMRNWYYFNWLCGDHIVEQHVHNIDIANWVKGAYPVSIQGTGSRAHRTGKEYGEIYDNFALELTYADNSVVYSQCRHFEGIHNRVDEQFQATKGRAYLSAGGQAVLYDWKGKEIYRHDPKGNPNPYQQEHKELFAAISKGEYKFDNAEYGAYSTLTGIIGRIACYTGKVIKWDEALKSTIKLGPDVLAWDAKPKLLPDAEGFYPVAVPGQNTNLYI from the coding sequence ATGGAGAATCTAGAAAGAAGAGATTTTATTAAAACTTCTGCCGTAGTGGCGGGTGGCGCAATGTTGAGTTCGTTACCGCTATCGGGTGCCTATGCTGCAGGTTCGGACGTCATCAAAGTTGCCTTAGTCGGCTGCGGGGGCCGGGGAACAGGAGCCACTTTCGATGCACTGAGCTCAGGAATGAACATCAAGGTTGTCGCGTTGGCCGATGCCTTTAAAGATAATTTAGATAGTACTTATAATACCCTCAAAGAAAAATGGCAAGATAAGATCGATGTGAGCGACAACCATAAATTTGTCGGATTTGATGCTTATAAAGATGCAATTCAATTGGCAGATGTGGTTATCTTAGCGACGCCACCGGGGTTTAGGCCGACACATTTCGAGGAAGCAGTCCGTCAGGGTAAGCATGTTTTCATGGAAAAACCCGTCGCCGTTGATATCCCGGGGGTGCAACAGGTGTTGCGGGCAGCGGCAGAAGCAAAGCGCAAAAAACTGAATGTTGTTGTGGGTTTGCAACGCCGTTATCAAACAAATTACCGGGAGGCTATCAAACGTATCCAAGAAGGTGCCATCGGTGATGTGACATCGGGACAAGTATATTGGAACTCGGGCGGTGTATGGGTGCGTCCACGCAAACCGGAACAGACAGAAATGGAATATCAAATGCGTAACTGGTATTATTTCAACTGGTTGTGCGGTGACCATATCGTCGAACAGCATGTGCACAATATCGATATTGCCAACTGGGTAAAAGGAGCTTATCCGGTATCGATTCAAGGCACCGGAAGTAGGGCGCATCGTACCGGTAAAGAGTATGGCGAAATATACGATAACTTTGCATTAGAGTTGACTTATGCCGATAACAGTGTTGTCTATAGCCAGTGCAGACACTTTGAAGGCATTCATAACCGGGTTGACGAACAATTTCAGGCAACCAAAGGACGTGCGTATCTCTCTGCGGGGGGACAGGCTGTGTTGTACGACTGGAAAGGAAAAGAAATCTATCGGCACGACCCGAAAGGGAATCCAAATCCCTATCAGCAAGAACATAAAGAACTTTTTGCGGCCATTTCTAAAGGGGAATATAAATTTGATAATGCTGAATACGGTGCTTACAGTACATTGACCGGTATCATCGGACGTATTGCTTGTTACACAGGTAAGGTAATCAAGTGGGACGAGGCATTGAAATCGACCATTAAATTGGGGCCGGATGTACTCGCGTGGGATGCAAAACCAAAATTGCTGCCCGATGCAGAGGGCTTTTATCCAGTGGCAGTGCCTGGCCAAAATACAAACCTTTATATTTAA
- the rpmA gene encoding 50S ribosomal protein L27 — protein MAHKKGAGSSKNGRESHSKRLGIKIFGGQQAIAGNIIVRQRGTQHNPDTNVGIGKDHTLFALVDGKVVFRKKANNKSYVSVVPTEQA, from the coding sequence ATGGCACACAAAAAAGGTGCGGGTAGTTCGAAGAACGGCCGTGAGTCACATAGCAAGCGTTTAGGTATCAAAATCTTCGGTGGTCAACAAGCAATCGCTGGTAACATCATCGTACGCCAACGCGGTACACAACACAATCCCGACACAAATGTTGGTATTGGTAAAGACCACACATTGTTCGCTTTAGTAGACGGTAAAGTAGTTTTCCGTAAAAAAGCTAACAATAAATCTTATGTATCTGTAGTTCCTACAGAACAAGCATAA
- a CDS encoding formylglycine-generating enzyme family protein — protein sequence MFKKIFIPVLLLTGVHAMAQKAFEPYEQSIEGTNLTFKMLAIPGGNFKMGSTSGGKADEKPAHEVKLDPFWMGQYEVTWDLFEPFLYKDYEIAKSKDGQISKEIDAVTRPTKPYLDMTFGFGKEGHPALAMTHYNAIQFCKWLYVRTGVFYRLPTEAEWEYAARAGSKTAYFFGDQATQLADYAWFKENAEEKTHVVGQKKPNPWGLYDIYGNVAEWTYDQYKADSYSEGTGKVLTNPVVVPTTLYPHVVRGGAFDSAADDLRSAARGASDPVWKQLDPQVPKSNWWFPEAPFVGLRLVRPANPPSHEEIMAYYDKKPIKDF from the coding sequence ATGTTTAAAAAAATCTTTATTCCTGTTTTATTATTGACTGGCGTGCATGCTATGGCGCAAAAGGCCTTTGAGCCTTACGAGCAGTCTATTGAAGGAACTAATTTGACATTTAAAATGCTTGCCATCCCTGGTGGTAACTTTAAAATGGGAAGCACGAGTGGAGGTAAGGCGGATGAAAAGCCTGCACATGAGGTGAAATTGGATCCATTTTGGATGGGTCAATATGAAGTAACATGGGATCTGTTTGAGCCATTTCTCTATAAAGACTATGAAATTGCAAAGAGTAAGGACGGCCAAATAAGTAAAGAAATCGATGCTGTTACTCGTCCTACGAAGCCGTATTTGGATATGACTTTTGGTTTTGGGAAAGAAGGACATCCAGCTTTGGCAATGACGCATTACAATGCCATCCAGTTCTGTAAATGGCTATATGTGCGTACCGGCGTGTTTTATCGTTTGCCCACAGAGGCGGAGTGGGAGTATGCTGCCAGAGCAGGTTCCAAGACGGCGTATTTTTTCGGTGATCAAGCAACGCAACTAGCAGATTATGCTTGGTTTAAAGAAAATGCGGAAGAGAAAACGCATGTTGTCGGACAAAAGAAGCCAAACCCCTGGGGGCTTTATGATATTTATGGCAATGTAGCGGAGTGGACTTACGACCAATATAAAGCTGATAGCTACAGCGAAGGTACGGGAAAGGTGTTGACCAACCCGGTAGTGGTGCCGACTACCCTTTATCCACATGTCGTCCGTGGTGGTGCATTCGATAGCGCGGCTGATGACCTTCGTTCGGCGGCTCGGGGAGCTTCAGATCCAGTATGGAAGCAACTGGATCCGCAAGTACCAAAAAGTAACTGGTGGTTTCCGGAAGCACCTTTTGTCGGATTGCGATTGGTAAGACCGGCTAATCCGCCTAGCCATGAGGAGATTATGGCGTATTATGATAAAAAACCAATTAAAGATTTTTAA